Genomic segment of Acidobacteriota bacterium:
CACCGCATTGCCCGCCACCAAGGCCTGAAGGAGCTGGACGCCGGCGAGCAGGATCGGATAGTTCGAGGGGGCGATGACGAGGACCACGCCGTGGGGCTCGCGGCGCACCTCGAGGGCGCTACCGAAGAGCCAGGCCGGCCGGCCGCGGCGGCCCGGTCGCCGCGGCGCCAGCAGCGAGGCCGCCTGGCGTTCGAGAAAGCGGCAGGCGTCGAGCAGCGGCAGCACTTCGGCGGTCAAGGTCTCGGCTGCGCTCGAACGCCAGGGCAGGTCGGCGGTGCGGGCGAGGTCGAGCGGCTCGTCCCCCAGGCGCCGACGCAGGCGAGCGATGACCCGTAGCCGTTGACGGACGCTGCGCGCCGCCCAGCCATCGGCGGCCCGGCGAGCGGCTTCCAGCGAGCGCTGGGCCAGGGACTGCGCCGAGTCGCTGAGCCCACCCGGGGTCATGATGTCGGTGGCGCCACGCCAGCGGGTCAAGCGCCGCCCACCGAATGGAACAGCGGCTCCGGCGGTGGCTCGACCTGCTCCGTCCAGTCGACCGGCGCTCCCAGATCCTCGGCCATCAAGCGAGTGGTGATCTTGGCGGACTCGTAGATCACCGGCAGCCCGCTTCCCGGATGGGTCGCACCACCGACCAGGAACACCCCGTCGAGCTCTTCGAAGCGATTCTGAGGCCGCAGGTGGAGGAGCTGGCCCACCGTATGGGCGAGGCTGAAGGTCGAGCCGAGGTGAATGTTGAGGTCGGTCTCCCAGGTCAAGGGGGTGACGATTTTCTCGAAGCGGATGCGCTTCTCGATGTCGTCGATCCCAATGTCCTGGAGCTTGGCCATCATCTTGGTGCGAAAAGGCTCGAGATCCCTTCGCCAGTCGATTCCTTCGGTGCGATGCGGCACCGGAACTAGGACGTAGAGGGAAGTGCAGCCCTCCGGCGCCATCGTCGGGTCGGTGACCACCGGATTGCAAATATAGAACGAGGGATCCTCGGAGAGGCGGCGATCGTTTTCGATGTCCGCCAGGTTCCGGCGATAGTCCTCGGCGAGATGAATCGAATGATGCGGCAGATCCACCTCGCCTTCGAGACCGAGGTACATCATGAAGGTCGAGCAGGAGTACTTCTTGCGCTCGAGCTTCTGATCGCTCCAGCGGCGCCGCAAGTGGTTCGGCACCAGGCGTCGGACGGCGTGGGCGAAGTCGGCGTTGATCACCAGCGCGTCACAGGGCAGAGAGCCGCGGTCGGTCTCGACCGCCTTCACCCGCCGGCCATCGAGGTCGAGGCCGGTCACCGTCGTTCCCAGCCGCAGGTCGACGCCCATGGCGACGGCGAGGTCCGCCATCACCTGGGAGAGGGCGCCGCAGCCGCCGCGGGGGTGGTAGATGCCGTACTCGTACTCCATGAACGACAGGATGGTGAACAGGCTCGGACACTTGAAGGGCGACATGCCGAGGTACTTGCTCTGGAACGAGAAGGCGAGACGAATGCGGGGATCCTCGAAGTAATTGCGCAGGTCGGCGTCGACGCTCGCCCAGGGACGCATCACCGTCAGCAGATCCCAGAGAGGAATCCGCAGCAGGTCGCGGGCGCTCGAGAACGGTTGCTGCAGGATCGGCGTCGCTTTGCTCAGCTTGCGTCGGTTGTCGGCCAGAAAACGCTTGAAGGAAGCGGCGTCCTGCGGCGCGATGCGAGCGATTCGTCGCACCATCTCGTCCGGGTCCGGGGTGACGTCGAGGGAGGTATCGCCGCCGAAGACGAGGCGGTAGTGGGGGTCCACCCGCAGGAGGTCGATGGTGTCGTCGAGGCGCAGGCCGCAGAGCCGGAAGAGGGAGCGCAGGGCTTCGGGGTAGAGGAAGAAGGTCGGACC
This window contains:
- the crtI gene encoding phytoene desaturase family protein, which produces MMQTSDAHVVIVGAGPGGLGAAMLAASAGLRVTLVETRDRVGGRTSTFEQDGFRFDLGPTFFLYPEALRSLFRLCGLRLDDTIDLLRVDPHYRLVFGGDTSLDVTPDPDEMVRRIARIAPQDAASFKRFLADNRRKLSKATPILQQPFSSARDLLRIPLWDLLTVMRPWASVDADLRNYFEDPRIRLAFSFQSKYLGMSPFKCPSLFTILSFMEYEYGIYHPRGGCGALSQVMADLAVAMGVDLRLGTTVTGLDLDGRRVKAVETDRGSLPCDALVINADFAHAVRRLVPNHLRRRWSDQKLERKKYSCSTFMMYLGLEGEVDLPHHSIHLAEDYRRNLADIENDRRLSEDPSFYICNPVVTDPTMAPEGCTSLYVLVPVPHRTEGIDWRRDLEPFRTKMMAKLQDIGIDDIEKRIRFEKIVTPLTWETDLNIHLGSTFSLAHTVGQLLHLRPQNRFEELDGVFLVGGATHPGSGLPVIYESAKITTRLMAEDLGAPVDWTEQVEPPPEPLFHSVGGA